The following proteins are co-located in the Verrucomicrobiia bacterium genome:
- a CDS encoding SUF system NifU family Fe-S cluster assembly protein, giving the protein MIPEPKLQGLYQEVILDHNRRPRNFREVPDATQYSHGVNPLCGDDYHLYLKMDADGIVQDLGFVGAGCAISKSSASIMTTLVKGKAMEEVQQLADNFLALMTQDRVGDTLRKSVDRMSIFEGVKEFPVRVKCATLIWHALQDALKDAEQGGKTSFKGVKTTMDDHDLHISVQVTPNPNSLQFLVSRELVDEGTYNFSTPDSAKHSKLAAELFGQGVAGVLIGKNFITVTKKAEDEWPPLVPKVVDTFKAFLASGREIVEPSAAAETFGPGAGSEIDQKIKQIIDDEIRPAVARDGGDIVFDSYDNGVVRLLLRGACSSCPSSIMTLKMGIENRLKQVIPEIREVISI; this is encoded by the coding sequence ATGATTCCGGAACCGAAGCTTCAGGGGCTGTATCAGGAAGTCATCCTGGACCACAACCGCCGTCCGAGAAATTTCCGCGAAGTCCCGGACGCCACGCAGTATTCGCACGGCGTGAACCCGCTTTGCGGCGACGATTATCATCTCTACCTGAAAATGGACGCGGACGGCATCGTGCAGGACCTGGGTTTTGTCGGCGCGGGCTGCGCCATTTCGAAATCCAGCGCCTCGATCATGACGACGCTCGTCAAGGGCAAAGCCATGGAAGAGGTCCAGCAGCTGGCGGATAACTTTCTCGCCCTCATGACGCAGGACCGCGTGGGTGACACGCTGCGCAAGAGCGTGGACCGCATGAGCATTTTCGAAGGCGTGAAGGAATTTCCCGTGCGCGTCAAATGCGCCACGCTGATCTGGCACGCGCTGCAGGACGCGCTGAAAGACGCGGAGCAGGGAGGGAAGACGTCGTTCAAAGGCGTGAAGACCACGATGGACGATCATGACCTGCATATTTCCGTGCAGGTGACGCCCAACCCGAACTCGCTGCAGTTTCTCGTGAGCCGCGAGCTGGTGGACGAGGGGACTTACAACTTTTCCACGCCGGACAGCGCCAAGCATTCCAAACTGGCCGCCGAGCTTTTTGGTCAGGGTGTCGCGGGAGTTTTGATCGGCAAGAATTTCATCACGGTCACGAAGAAAGCCGAAGACGAATGGCCGCCGCTGGTCCCGAAAGTCGTGGACACGTTCAAGGCCTTCCTGGCTTCCGGGCGCGAGATCGTCGAGCCTTCGGCCGCGGCCGAAACTTTTGGTCCGGGCGCGGGCAGCGAGATCGACCAGAAGATCAAGCAGATCATCGACGACGAAATCCGTCCGGCGGTCGCGCGCGACGGCGGGGATATTGTTTTCGACAGCTACGACAATGGGGTGGTCAGGCTTTTGCTTCGGGGCGCGTGCAGCTCATGTCCCAGCTCGATCATGACGCTGAAGATGGGGATCGAGAATCGCCTGAAACAAGTCATTCCCGAAATCAGGGAAGTGATTTCGATTTAA
- a CDS encoding cysteine desulfurase, which produces MEPLVAAASFDVEKIRKDFPILGTKMNGHPLVYLDNAATAQKPLAVIERMDRFYREEYANVHRGVYTLSQTATSECEKVREKCRRFLNAKKSAEIVFVRGATEAINLVAFAYGRKFCQAEDEVIITQLEHHANTVPWQRLCEEKGLVLRVVPVNDRGELILEEYRKMLSDRTKIVAVTHISNVLGTVNPVKQITQWAHEAGAVVLVDGAQGVVHGKVDVHDLGCDFYCFSSHKIYGPTGIGVLYGKSRHLEAMDPFMTGGDMIESVTYEKTTFAKPPYKFEAGTPAIAEIVGLGAALEYLEKTGLDKIHAYEKELLDTATQALSAVPGVHIIGTAAEKAAVISFVMDGVHPHDMGTILDQQGIAIRTGHHCAQPVMKRFSVPATARASLAFYNTHGEVRKLAAALEKVREVFK; this is translated from the coding sequence ATGGAGCCTCTTGTGGCGGCGGCGTCATTTGACGTGGAAAAAATCAGGAAAGACTTTCCCATCCTCGGGACGAAGATGAACGGGCATCCCCTCGTTTATCTGGACAATGCGGCAACGGCTCAGAAACCGCTGGCCGTCATCGAGCGCATGGACCGTTTCTACCGCGAGGAATACGCGAACGTGCACCGCGGCGTGTACACGCTGAGCCAGACGGCCACGTCCGAATGCGAGAAGGTGCGGGAAAAATGCCGCCGTTTCCTCAATGCGAAAAAATCCGCGGAGATCGTCTTCGTGCGCGGCGCCACCGAGGCCATCAATCTCGTGGCGTTCGCCTACGGCCGGAAATTCTGCCAGGCCGAAGACGAGGTCATCATCACGCAGCTCGAGCATCATGCGAACACGGTGCCGTGGCAGCGGCTCTGCGAGGAAAAGGGCCTGGTGCTCCGGGTGGTACCGGTCAACGACCGCGGCGAATTGATCTTGGAAGAATACCGCAAAATGCTTTCAGACAGGACGAAGATCGTGGCCGTCACGCACATTTCGAACGTGCTCGGCACGGTCAATCCCGTGAAACAGATCACCCAGTGGGCGCACGAGGCCGGCGCGGTCGTTTTGGTCGACGGCGCGCAGGGTGTGGTGCATGGAAAAGTGGACGTGCACGACCTCGGCTGCGATTTCTACTGCTTCTCGAGCCATAAGATCTATGGGCCCACGGGCATTGGCGTGCTGTACGGCAAGTCACGGCATCTGGAAGCCATGGATCCGTTCATGACGGGCGGGGACATGATCGAATCGGTGACCTACGAAAAAACGACGTTCGCAAAGCCGCCCTATAAATTCGAGGCGGGCACTCCGGCCATTGCGGAAATCGTGGGCCTCGGCGCGGCGCTGGAGTATCTCGAGAAAACCGGCCTCGATAAAATCCACGCCTACGAAAAGGAATTGCTGGATACGGCCACCCAGGCGCTTTCGGCGGTCCCCGGCGTCCACATCATCGGCACGGCCGCGGAAAAAGCCGCGGTCATTTCATTCGTCATGGACGGCGTGCACCCGCACGACATGGGCACGATTCTGGACCAGCAGGGCATCGCAATCCGCACGGGCCATCACTGCGCCCAGCCGGTCATGAAGCGTTTCAGCGTGCCGGCGACAGCGCGTGCGTCGCTTGCCTTTTACAATACTCACGGCGAAGTCCGCAAGCTGGCGGCCGCGCTCGAAAAAGTCAGGGAGGTCTTTAAATGA
- a CDS encoding SufD family Fe-S cluster assembly protein, translated as MAAIAMREKLADKASMASQGPAWLAPVREKAFSRFQSMGFPTRQWEAWKYMNLFPVLDAPFHQAQREAALESARTQKLSRDALQWVFSGGYYLSDLSSKPGSGLEAKPLMTALASETAPLAFFARDLDSEENPFVLINTFSFTEGLLLRVPKSWDNHQPLNLLFLDAGGAPSLAMPRVSIILEEGAKAQVVCRMLGGAGQGSVTNAVFEVFLEQGASLKLAQVILQDGPHYPFAAARFYLKAGSSAEQLVYCRGGKMTKLDTRVELEGEGATCRLNGLSILGGAAQAFHELTVNHRAPLTLSRQFYKNILDDEAQAEFNSLSYVFRDAVKSDTQQLNKNLLLSDDARVYSRPKLKIYTDDVSANHGSANGPTQERELFYLRSRGLDPKAARLMLAEGFAREVLDKADMPAAGGEIGRDLRRELQKMVD; from the coding sequence ATGGCCGCGATTGCGATGCGGGAAAAACTGGCGGACAAAGCAAGCATGGCCTCGCAAGGGCCGGCATGGCTCGCGCCTGTCCGTGAAAAAGCGTTCTCGCGTTTCCAGTCCATGGGATTTCCCACGCGGCAATGGGAAGCGTGGAAGTACATGAACCTGTTTCCGGTGCTGGACGCGCCTTTTCACCAGGCCCAACGCGAAGCCGCGCTCGAGTCCGCGCGAACGCAGAAATTGTCCCGGGACGCGCTCCAGTGGGTTTTCTCGGGCGGTTATTACCTGTCCGACCTTTCGTCCAAGCCGGGCTCGGGACTCGAAGCCAAGCCGCTCATGACCGCCCTGGCTTCGGAAACGGCGCCGCTTGCTTTTTTCGCGCGGGACCTGGACAGCGAGGAAAATCCGTTCGTCCTGATCAACACGTTTTCCTTTACCGAAGGGCTGCTGCTCCGCGTTCCGAAATCCTGGGACAACCACCAGCCTTTGAATCTGCTTTTCCTGGACGCGGGCGGCGCGCCTTCGCTGGCCATGCCGCGCGTTTCGATCATCCTCGAAGAGGGCGCTAAGGCCCAGGTCGTGTGCCGCATGCTGGGAGGCGCGGGCCAGGGGTCGGTGACCAATGCCGTGTTCGAAGTTTTTCTCGAACAGGGCGCTTCGCTCAAGCTGGCGCAGGTGATTTTGCAGGACGGCCCGCATTATCCTTTCGCGGCGGCGCGTTTTTATCTGAAAGCAGGCAGCTCGGCCGAACAGCTTGTTTACTGCCGCGGCGGAAAAATGACCAAGCTCGACACGCGCGTGGAGCTGGAAGGCGAGGGCGCGACCTGCCGGCTGAACGGCCTTTCCATCCTGGGAGGCGCAGCGCAGGCGTTTCATGAGCTCACCGTGAACCACCGCGCGCCGCTGACGCTGAGCCGCCAGTTTTACAAGAACATCCTTGATGATGAAGCGCAGGCGGAGTTCAACAGCCTTTCGTACGTTTTCCGCGACGCCGTGAAGTCCGACACGCAGCAGCTCAACAAGAACCTGCTTTTGTCCGACGACGCGCGCGTGTATTCCCGGCCGAAGCTGAAGATTTATACCGACGACGTGTCGGCCAATCACGGGTCCGCGAACGGGCCCACGCAGGAGCGGGAGCTGTTTTATCTGCGCAGCCGCGGCCTGGACCCCAAAGCCGCGCGGCTCATGCTGGCCGAAGGTTTTGCCCGCGAGGTTTTGGACAAAGCGGACATGCCCGCGGCGGGCGGCGAGATCGGGCGCGACCTGCGGCGCGAATTGCAAAAGATGGTGGATTAA
- the sufC gene encoding Fe-S cluster assembly ATPase SufC: MLKIKQLKARIAGNDILKGIDLEVKAGEVHAIMGPNGSGKSTLAKVLAGDPVAEVTGGEVLFEGKNLMELPPEERALAGVFMAFQYPVEIPGVNNAAFLRMAYNAKRKAQKKDEVDPLEFDAILQEKRKVVEIPEDFLNRSVNQGFSGGEKKRNEILQMAVLEPRLAVLDETDSGLDVDALRIVATGVTRLKRPDNAMILVTHYQRLLNYIVPDYVHILSGGRIVRSGGKDLALEVEEKGYDWLTEGQGLRK, encoded by the coding sequence ATGTTGAAAATCAAACAATTGAAAGCGCGGATCGCGGGCAACGACATCCTGAAAGGCATTGATCTGGAAGTCAAAGCCGGAGAAGTGCATGCGATCATGGGGCCGAACGGTTCCGGGAAAAGCACGCTGGCCAAAGTCCTGGCCGGCGATCCCGTGGCCGAAGTGACGGGCGGGGAAGTGCTGTTCGAGGGCAAAAACCTGATGGAGCTGCCGCCGGAAGAGCGCGCGCTCGCGGGCGTCTTCATGGCGTTCCAGTATCCCGTGGAAATCCCGGGCGTGAACAACGCGGCTTTTCTAAGAATGGCCTACAACGCCAAGCGCAAGGCGCAGAAAAAAGACGAGGTCGACCCGCTGGAATTCGACGCCATTCTCCAGGAAAAAAGGAAGGTCGTGGAAATTCCCGAGGATTTCCTGAACCGCTCCGTGAACCAGGGATTTTCCGGCGGCGAGAAAAAGCGCAACGAGATCCTGCAGATGGCCGTTCTGGAACCCCGCCTTGCCGTGCTCGACGAAACCGATTCCGGCCTCGACGTGGACGCGCTCCGCATCGTGGCGACCGGCGTGACCCGGCTGAAAAGACCGGACAATGCCATGATTCTCGTCACGCATTATCAGCGTCTTCTCAATTACATTGTTCCCGATTACGTGCACATCCTTTCCGGCGGGCGCATCGTGCGTTCGGGCGGAAAAGACCTGGCGCTCGAAGTCGAGGAAAAAGGCTACGACTGGCTCACCGAAGGCCAGGGCCTTCGGAAATAG
- the sufB gene encoding Fe-S cluster assembly protein SufB has product MNEKTIRIEDLVNREYQYGFKTELEPGMTVSGLNEDTIRLISAHKKEPPFMLEFRLKAYRQWQKMKEPAWAHVFYNKIDYQNIIYYSEPKAAQKKLKSLEEVDPELLRTFEKLGIPLTEQKKLAGVAVDAIFDSVSVATTFKEKLREAGVIFCSFSEAVQEHPELIEKYLASVVPIGDNFFAALNSAVFTDGSFVYIPKNTRCPMELSSYFRINTENSGQFERTLIICEDNSYVSYLEGCTAPKFDTNQLHAAVVELVALDNAEIKYSTVQNWYAGDPKTGKGGIYNFVTKRGKCQGKNSKISWTQVETGSAITWKYPSCLLIGDNSVGEFYSVALTAGKQQADTGTKMIHIGKNTRSTIISKGISAGESNNNYRGLVQMTKGASNSRNFTQCDSLLIGKKCNANTFPYVDLQNASSQAEHEASISRVSDDQLFYFRSRGISTEDAMSSIINGFCKEVFRELPGEFAVEATQLLGLKLEGAVG; this is encoded by the coding sequence ATGAACGAGAAAACGATCCGCATCGAGGATCTGGTCAACCGCGAATACCAGTACGGTTTCAAGACCGAACTGGAGCCGGGGATGACTGTGTCCGGCCTGAACGAGGACACGATCCGGCTGATCTCCGCGCACAAAAAAGAGCCGCCGTTCATGCTGGAGTTTCGCCTCAAGGCCTACCGCCAGTGGCAGAAGATGAAAGAGCCGGCATGGGCGCATGTCTTTTATAACAAGATCGATTACCAGAACATCATTTATTACTCCGAGCCCAAGGCCGCGCAGAAAAAGCTGAAAAGCCTCGAAGAAGTCGATCCCGAGCTGCTGCGGACGTTCGAAAAACTCGGCATTCCGCTGACCGAACAGAAAAAACTCGCGGGCGTCGCGGTCGATGCCATCTTCGACAGTGTGTCCGTGGCTACGACGTTCAAAGAGAAGCTGCGCGAAGCCGGCGTGATCTTCTGCTCGTTTTCCGAAGCCGTGCAGGAGCATCCGGAGCTGATCGAGAAGTACCTCGCGTCCGTCGTGCCCATCGGCGACAACTTTTTCGCGGCGCTCAATTCCGCGGTGTTCACGGATGGTTCGTTCGTTTACATCCCGAAAAACACGCGCTGCCCCATGGAGCTTTCCAGCTATTTCCGTATCAACACGGAAAATTCGGGCCAGTTCGAGCGCACGCTCATCATCTGCGAAGACAACAGCTACGTGAGTTACCTCGAAGGCTGCACCGCGCCGAAGTTCGACACGAACCAGCTTCACGCGGCGGTTGTCGAGCTGGTCGCGCTGGACAATGCGGAAATCAAATATTCGACCGTGCAGAACTGGTACGCGGGCGACCCGAAGACGGGCAAGGGCGGCATTTACAATTTTGTGACCAAGCGCGGCAAATGCCAGGGCAAAAATTCCAAGATTTCGTGGACGCAGGTGGAAACCGGTTCGGCCATCACCTGGAAGTACCCGAGCTGCCTTTTGATCGGCGACAACTCCGTGGGCGAATTTTATTCCGTGGCGCTCACCGCGGGAAAACAGCAGGCCGACACGGGAACGAAGATGATTCACATCGGCAAGAACACGCGCAGCACGATCATTTCCAAGGGCATTTCCGCCGGAGAGTCGAACAACAATTACCGCGGCCTGGTGCAGATGACCAAGGGCGCGTCCAACAGCCGCAACTTCACGCAATGCGATTCGCTGCTGATCGGGAAGAAATGCAACGCGAACACGTTTCCATACGTGGACCTGCAGAACGCGTCGTCGCAGGCCGAGCACGAAGCCTCGATCTCGCGCGTGAGCGACGACCAGCTTTTTTATTTCCGTTCCCGCGGCATTTCCACCGAAGACGCCATGAGCTCCATCATCAACGGCTTCTGCAAGGAAGTGTTCCGCGAGCTGCCCGGCGAATTTGCCGTGGAGGCCACGCAGCTTCTCGGGCTCAAGCTCGAAGGCGCCGTGGGTTAA
- a CDS encoding Rrf2 family transcriptional regulator, translating into MRFTTKTEYGLVCLIYMAKHSEMKFDPITIKELVRAEQFSQAYTEKIMQSLRNADIVRAQHGNQGGYSLARGPSQITLKEIVEALEGSTFEIFCAPGVREEIICTHFPMCGVKPVWEKTKGMLDHLYQGITLEMIANNKLGPALSQAS; encoded by the coding sequence ATGAGATTTACAACCAAAACCGAGTACGGCCTGGTCTGCCTCATTTATATGGCCAAGCACTCGGAAATGAAATTTGACCCCATTACCATTAAAGAGCTGGTCCGGGCCGAGCAGTTTTCCCAGGCGTACACGGAAAAGATCATGCAAAGCCTGAGGAATGCGGACATTGTCCGCGCGCAGCACGGCAATCAGGGGGGCTATTCGCTGGCGCGCGGTCCCTCCCAAATCACGCTCAAGGAAATCGTCGAGGCGCTGGAAGGCAGCACGTTCGAGATCTTTTGCGCGCCGGGCGTGCGCGAAGAGATCATCTGCACCCATTTTCCCATGTGCGGCGTCAAACCCGTGTGGGAAAAAACCAAGGGCATGCTCGACCATCTGTACCAGGGCATCACGCTCGAAATGATCGCGAATAATAAATTAGGCCCGGCGCTTTCGCAGGCGTCGTAA
- a CDS encoding PilZ domain-containing protein, which produces MAKKSLLQYLGFGKSKGDMGSRKHPRLKAFNLIKFTLSDGTQYESLSNVVNISESGLQFTCYEHLLPDQMIRMLISIPHANKEVPVKGKLVWVRKDKMRRGVYLAGVQYLDISDENRELIREMVQARSRSRKD; this is translated from the coding sequence ATGGCTAAAAAATCGCTGCTCCAATATCTGGGATTCGGCAAGTCCAAAGGGGATATGGGCTCGCGCAAGCACCCGCGCCTCAAGGCCTTTAACCTCATCAAGTTCACGCTCTCAGACGGCACGCAGTACGAAAGCCTTTCCAACGTGGTCAACATCTCGGAAAGCGGCCTTCAATTTACCTGTTACGAACATCTCCTGCCCGATCAAATGATCCGCATGCTGATCAGCATTCCCCACGCGAATAAGGAAGTCCCGGTGAAGGGAAAGCTGGTCTGGGTGCGGAAAGACAAAATGCGCCGCGGTGTTTACCTGGCCGGCGTGCAGTACCTGGACATTTCCGATGAAAACCGGGAATTGATCCGGGAGATGGTCCAGGCGCGAAGCCGCAGCCGCAAAGATTAA
- a CDS encoding pitrilysin family protein, protein MKIAAPGFTYVKEKGGIHEYRLDANGLRVLIMEDRSAPVAAVMVSYGVGGRNEKPGHTGLAHMLEHMLFKGTETYHKRRGTPIFFLLESAGAQLNANTGQDGTNYYELLPSDRLALALDIESERMRGALLEEAEFEAEKNVVLNELERFYDSSEASLSQAVWETAFSEHPYHHPVIGWRDDVRGMPAAKLKEFYDLYYWPGNATLTLIGDFDSADVLKLVAEKFSRVPAAPSAPPAIREKEPPQQGPKSVKLERTTGAEFLMLAHKIPEGLHRDALGLELLSGILSHGKTSRLYQALVQTGLAVDVGAGTSGTRDPGLFTTAVTLGPQVKHEDVKRKVLEVYEEVAQNGVTQEELDRTLTQIRADSAYSRDGALSMASEIAHAIAMGDWTYFADHVERMESYKPEELRQIARRYFTESAMTTGLVVSSAAGAGRDAAGSAAGTHGRTSEPPPPGAVALPEKVRQLLEPPVTAAAGPGYRERVRVSDAKNFKLLTLKTRVQDVVTISGSLRGAGTAYAGNTTVARLAGQMLDKGTARRTKLEIASLLEDRGAQIHFGVDHEYLRFHARCLKKDAAFVAGLLAEQIREPRFDDGEFQTLVKQETVNLRYAMTNTGSMGFNAFFRAAFPEGHPHAAPRFEDQMTWLEKTRADDLRNFHERHYGAKGLLIVTAGDFDPAEIEDAMRKAFGDWPVKEVSRPAVPPVPAPVNRRVPVKVPGKVKMDVLLGRAFPLLRSDPNYLAAAMANTILGGDFSARLSMTVRDIHGLTYGIRSGLAGVTQDVYGAWMVHMIVNPPLLEKGLEKTREQLDLFFREGISAKELEERKKMAAGKFKVGLATTLGLADQIRHCEELGLGYGYLDDYSKLIGSLSLDQVNQAIRRYYNPDGLQCVVAGDVA, encoded by the coding sequence ATGAAAATCGCGGCGCCGGGATTCACGTACGTGAAAGAAAAAGGCGGCATCCACGAATACCGTCTGGATGCGAACGGACTGCGTGTCCTCATTATGGAAGACCGGTCCGCGCCCGTTGCCGCGGTCATGGTGAGCTACGGCGTGGGCGGCCGCAACGAAAAGCCGGGGCATACGGGCCTCGCGCACATGCTCGAGCACATGCTGTTCAAGGGCACAGAGACTTACCACAAACGCCGCGGCACGCCGATCTTCTTTCTGCTCGAAAGCGCGGGCGCGCAGCTCAACGCGAACACCGGTCAGGACGGCACGAATTATTACGAGCTGCTTCCGTCCGACAGGCTCGCGCTGGCGCTGGACATCGAATCCGAGCGCATGCGCGGCGCGCTGCTCGAAGAGGCGGAGTTCGAGGCGGAAAAAAACGTGGTCCTGAACGAGCTGGAACGCTTTTACGATTCGTCCGAAGCCTCGCTCAGCCAGGCGGTCTGGGAGACGGCGTTTTCCGAGCATCCTTACCATCATCCGGTCATCGGATGGCGCGACGACGTGCGCGGCATGCCCGCGGCGAAGTTGAAGGAGTTCTACGATCTTTATTATTGGCCGGGCAATGCCACGCTGACACTCATCGGCGATTTTGATTCGGCGGACGTGCTGAAACTGGTGGCGGAAAAATTTTCGCGCGTGCCTGCCGCGCCCTCCGCGCCGCCGGCCATCCGGGAAAAGGAACCCCCGCAGCAGGGCCCGAAATCCGTGAAGCTGGAGAGGACGACCGGCGCCGAATTCCTGATGCTGGCGCATAAGATTCCCGAAGGCCTGCACCGGGACGCGCTCGGCCTCGAACTTTTGTCCGGCATCCTGAGCCACGGCAAGACGAGCCGGCTTTATCAGGCTCTCGTGCAAACCGGATTGGCCGTGGATGTGGGCGCGGGTACGTCCGGGACCCGGGACCCGGGGCTTTTTACCACCGCGGTCACGCTCGGGCCGCAGGTCAAACACGAAGACGTGAAACGCAAAGTCCTCGAGGTCTATGAAGAGGTCGCCCAAAACGGCGTGACGCAGGAAGAGTTGGACAGGACGCTCACCCAGATCCGCGCGGACAGCGCGTACTCGCGCGACGGCGCGCTTTCCATGGCCAGCGAAATCGCGCATGCGATCGCCATGGGCGATTGGACTTATTTCGCGGACCATGTCGAAAGGATGGAAAGTTACAAACCTGAAGAGCTGAGGCAAATTGCGCGGCGCTATTTTACGGAAAGCGCCATGACGACGGGCCTTGTCGTATCCTCGGCCGCCGGGGCCGGGCGAGACGCCGCGGGAAGCGCGGCCGGAACGCATGGCCGCACGAGCGAGCCGCCTCCTCCGGGAGCCGTAGCGCTGCCCGAAAAAGTCCGGCAGCTTTTGGAGCCGCCGGTCACGGCAGCTGCGGGGCCGGGTTACCGGGAACGGGTGCGCGTCTCGGATGCGAAGAATTTCAAACTGCTTACGCTGAAGACCCGGGTGCAGGATGTGGTCACGATTTCCGGCTCGCTGCGCGGGGCCGGTACGGCCTACGCGGGAAATACGACCGTGGCGCGTCTCGCGGGGCAGATGCTGGACAAGGGCACGGCGCGCCGCACCAAGCTCGAGATCGCGTCGCTCCTGGAAGACCGGGGCGCGCAGATTCATTTCGGTGTGGATCACGAATACCTCCGCTTTCACGCGCGCTGCCTGAAAAAAGATGCGGCTTTCGTGGCCGGACTTCTGGCGGAGCAGATCCGCGAGCCCCGTTTCGACGATGGCGAATTCCAAACGCTCGTCAAACAGGAAACCGTGAACCTGCGCTACGCCATGACCAATACCGGCAGCATGGGCTTCAACGCTTTTTTTCGCGCCGCGTTCCCGGAAGGCCACCCGCACGCGGCGCCGCGCTTCGAAGACCAGATGACGTGGCTCGAAAAAACCCGCGCGGACGATCTCCGGAATTTTCATGAACGCCATTATGGGGCCAAAGGGCTTTTGATCGTGACAGCCGGAGATTTCGACCCGGCGGAAATCGAAGACGCGATGCGCAAGGCGTTCGGCGATTGGCCCGTGAAAGAAGTGTCGAGGCCCGCGGTGCCGCCGGTGCCGGCCCCGGTCAACCGGCGCGTGCCCGTAAAGGTGCCGGGCAAGGTGAAGATGGACGTGCTGCTCGGCCGCGCGTTTCCGCTGCTGCGCAGCGATCCCAACTATCTTGCCGCGGCCATGGCCAACACGATTCTGGGCGGGGATTTTTCCGCGCGGCTTTCCATGACCGTGCGTGACATCCATGGCCTGACCTACGGCATCCGTTCCGGCCTCGCGGGCGTGACGCAGGATGTCTACGGCGCGTGGATGGTCCACATGATCGTGAATCCGCCGCTCTTGGAAAAGGGCCTGGAAAAAACGCGCGAGCAGCTGGATCTTTTCTTTCGGGAAGGCATTTCCGCCAAGGAACTGGAAGAGCGCAAGAAAATGGCCGCGGGCAAATTCAAAGTGGGGTTGGCCACGACGCTCGGGCTCGCGGACCAGATCCGGCATTGCGAGGAACTGGGGCTGGGGTACGGCTATCTGGACGATTATTCCAAGCTCATCGGCAGCCTCAGCCTTGATCAAGTAAACCAGGCCATCCGCCGTTACTATAATCCTGACGGCCTGCAATGCGTGGTGGCGGGCGACGTCGCCTGA
- the tsaE gene encoding tRNA (adenosine(37)-N6)-threonylcarbamoyltransferase complex ATPase subunit type 1 TsaE produces MRENRCRDSGSKRKGTAISEAETFPSKSPKDTIRIAKAFAGKLKAGDVVRLEGDLGAGKTTFVKGLASGLGLADQDDVKSPTFVIMHIYPCRIPLYHFDLYRLEGAGEIAAIGFEDFMNDPGAISCVEWAERAEDFFPKASYRVQILFSGDTARKITITQGSSEPSQKGARSKA; encoded by the coding sequence GTGAGGGAAAACCGCTGCCGGGATTCCGGCTCGAAAAGGAAGGGTACCGCCATTTCTGAAGCTGAAACGTTTCCAAGCAAAAGCCCGAAAGATACGATCCGCATTGCCAAAGCCTTCGCCGGCAAGTTGAAGGCCGGCGACGTCGTGCGGCTCGAAGGCGACCTGGGCGCGGGCAAGACGACTTTCGTCAAAGGCCTGGCCTCGGGACTCGGCCTTGCGGACCAGGACGACGTCAAAAGCCCGACTTTTGTCATCATGCACATTTATCCCTGCCGCATCCCGCTGTATCACTTCGATCTTTACCGGCTCGAAGGCGCGGGGGAAATCGCGGCCATCGGGTTCGAGGACTTCATGAACGATCCCGGCGCCATTTCCTGCGTGGAATGGGCCGAGCGAGCCGAAGATTTTTTCCCCAAGGCGAGCTATCGTGTGCAGATCCTTTTTTCCGGAGACACGGCGCGCAAGATCACGATCACGCAGGGCAGTTCTGAGCCCTCCCAAAAGGGCGCGCGGAGCAAGGCATGA